One Eurosta solidaginis isolate ZX-2024a chromosome 5, ASM4086904v1, whole genome shotgun sequence DNA segment encodes these proteins:
- the Clc gene encoding clathrin light chain → MDFGDDFAPKEEIDPAAEFLAREQSVLGDLESEIVPSTNAGAPAATITDSGNGLLGGDDLVPNVGVGGGLGSSTGSFEMIGGESNEPVGISGPPPSRIEPEKIRKWREEQKQRLEEKDREEERKKEELRQQAKQELEDWLRQTEESIGKTKSASRNAEKQAAALENGGPMEPGTEWERISKLCDFNPKVNKSGKDVSRMRSIYLHLKQNPIPLRKTA, encoded by the coding sequence ATGGATTTTGGTGATGATTTCGCTCCTAAAGAGGAAATTGATCCCGCAGCAGAATTTTTAGCACGTGAACAGTCAGTTCTTGGTGATCTCGAATCCGAAATTGTACCCTCAACGAACGCGGGTGCTCCGGCTGCAACAATCACTGATAGTGGTAATGGGTTACTTGGTGGCGATGATCTTGTACCCAACGTAGGAGTTGGTGGTGGTCTTGGGTCATCTACAGGAAGCTTCGAAATGATCGGTGGTGAATCAAATGAACCTGTTGGTATATCAGGACCACCACCCTCACGTATTGAAcctgaaaaaataagaaaatggcGTGAAGAACAGAAACAACGTCTCGAAGAAAAGGATCGTGAAGAAGAACGTAAAAAAGAAGAGTTGCGCCAACAAGCCAAACAGGAATTGGAAGACTGGTTGCGCCAAACAGAAGAATCCATCGGTAAAACCAAGTCAGCATCACGTAATGCCGAAAAACAAGCAGCAGCGCTTGAAAATGGTGGTCCAATGGAGCCTGGCACTGAGTGGGAGCGCATTTCAAAATTGTGCGATTTCAATCCTAAAGTAAACAAATCTGGCAAAGATGTATCACGTATGCGGTCTATATACTTGCATCTGAAGCAAAACCCAATCCCACTGCGTAAAACAGCCTAA